Proteins encoded within one genomic window of uncultured Draconibacterium sp.:
- a CDS encoding IS4 family transposase, which produces MIVKEFKGFFSGFLPDVRIEKRAEKIMGDMLNFGKAVVNKFSRTNTEKIGAYRMFGNNSFSHIELTESVISSCKAKQGGAHLLCIQDTTEFNFTNHLQRIGKKDKDIGPVTKNDNAGFFCHPMLVVNEGDKMPIGLSSIELWNRNWDKQDKFERSYWKQDIAEKESYRWVESARKTQSVLDKAPLLTIIGDRESDIFSEFALVSDERTHLLVRSRIDRKLAEGDGKLYKKLSGQEQKAVYGLEIKGNKKRKARTAKMALKYVKVKIKRPERLRDKNLPEYVELWAIEAREQPGTIPGGEPPIVWRLLTTHPITGASQAMKCLEWYGNRWFIEELFRIMKSKGFELEASQLETGAALKKQVVMALQVALTIMVLKLSLNNKEAIKAELVFSQQQIKFIGLLLKNEIEGKTKKQQNPYPCQSLAWCAWAIARLSGWSGYKSHGPPGYISVKNGLDVFYNKYEGYLVAMKFLKDVYKG; this is translated from the coding sequence GTGATAGTCAAGGAGTTTAAGGGTTTTTTTAGCGGTTTTTTACCTGATGTCCGAATAGAAAAACGTGCAGAAAAAATTATGGGAGATATGCTTAACTTCGGCAAAGCAGTAGTAAACAAATTTAGTAGAACAAATACAGAAAAAATTGGGGCATATCGTATGTTTGGGAATAATAGTTTCAGCCATATCGAACTAACGGAAAGTGTAATTTCCAGTTGCAAGGCCAAGCAAGGCGGTGCACACCTTCTTTGCATACAGGACACAACAGAGTTTAATTTTACCAACCATCTGCAACGGATTGGGAAAAAAGACAAAGATATCGGCCCGGTAACAAAGAACGACAACGCGGGCTTCTTTTGCCATCCCATGTTGGTGGTAAACGAAGGAGACAAAATGCCTATTGGCCTGTCAAGCATAGAATTGTGGAACCGTAACTGGGACAAACAGGATAAATTTGAGCGAAGTTACTGGAAACAGGATATCGCAGAAAAGGAATCGTACCGTTGGGTTGAAAGTGCCCGAAAAACACAATCTGTTTTAGACAAAGCACCACTGTTGACCATCATTGGGGACAGGGAATCCGATATTTTTAGCGAGTTTGCCCTTGTGTCGGATGAACGAACCCATTTACTGGTGCGTTCAAGAATAGACAGGAAATTGGCAGAAGGGGACGGGAAACTTTATAAAAAGCTATCAGGGCAAGAACAAAAAGCTGTTTATGGTTTAGAGATAAAAGGGAATAAAAAGCGAAAAGCCCGTACAGCAAAGATGGCATTAAAATATGTAAAGGTTAAAATAAAAAGGCCTGAAAGGTTACGCGACAAGAACCTTCCTGAATATGTTGAATTATGGGCTATTGAAGCCCGGGAACAACCGGGAACAATTCCCGGGGGAGAACCCCCGATAGTTTGGAGGTTATTGACTACACACCCAATAACCGGGGCAAGCCAGGCAATGAAATGCCTTGAATGGTACGGCAACAGGTGGTTTATTGAAGAACTTTTCAGGATAATGAAAAGCAAGGGCTTTGAACTTGAAGCCTCGCAACTTGAAACTGGTGCAGCATTGAAAAAACAGGTTGTCATGGCACTCCAGGTGGCATTAACGATAATGGTACTTAAGTTATCGCTCAACAATAAAGAAGCAATAAAAGCTGAACTGGTCTTTAGCCAACAACAAATAAAGTTTATAGGGTTATTATTAAAAAATGAGATAGAAGGGAAAACGAAGAAACAACAAAACCCATATCCCTGCCAAAGCTTGGCATGGTGTGCCTGGGCAATAGCACGGCTTAGTGGCTGGAGCGGTTATAAATCCCATGGCCCACCAGGGTACATATCGGTTAAGAACGGACTTGATGTCTTTTACAACAAATATGAAGGCTACCTTGTAGCAATGAAGTTCTTAAAAGATGTGTATAAAGGGTAG
- a CDS encoding ATP-binding protein, which produces MEGVGNSEILLVYLIGTIGMLLLAGGIFFFFIAYQKRLLQKQLELNRVIQNQQEEIIKNTIQSQENERRRIACDLHDEVGAMLSVVKLTVGRIEKKAEAEKAKELASETKNYLDDVILQVRRISRSLLPPSLEKLGLYFALEELANWVNKSDQLAIECWKSGEQFRFESKQELAVFRIVQELVNNAIKHAEASRISIYIRFAKQLVTLVVGDNGKGFLLEEKRQTGLGLRNLESRSEMANAKFKMKSSPGKGTRAIIVLQADE; this is translated from the coding sequence GTGGAGGGAGTCGGGAATTCGGAAATATTATTGGTCTATTTAATTGGTACCATTGGAATGCTTTTGTTGGCTGGTGGCATCTTTTTCTTTTTTATTGCCTACCAGAAAAGATTATTGCAGAAGCAACTGGAATTAAACCGTGTTATTCAAAATCAGCAGGAAGAAATTATTAAAAATACGATCCAGTCGCAGGAGAATGAACGCAGACGTATAGCATGCGATCTGCACGATGAGGTTGGCGCAATGCTTTCGGTAGTAAAACTTACTGTGGGGAGAATTGAAAAAAAGGCAGAAGCAGAAAAGGCAAAAGAATTGGCCTCCGAAACCAAAAACTATCTCGATGATGTAATTCTTCAGGTACGCCGCATTTCACGGTCGTTGTTACCGCCATCGCTGGAAAAACTGGGATTGTATTTTGCGCTTGAGGAGTTGGCAAACTGGGTAAACAAATCTGATCAGTTGGCTATTGAGTGTTGGAAAAGCGGAGAGCAATTTCGTTTTGAAAGCAAACAGGAACTGGCCGTTTTTCGTATTGTGCAGGAACTGGTTAACAATGCCATTAAACACGCCGAGGCATCACGCATTTCAATATATATTCGATTTGCTAAACAGCTTGTTACACTTGTTGTGGGAGACAATGGCAAAGGATTTCTACTGGAGGAAAAAAGACAAACCGGGCTTGGTTTGCGAAACCTGGAAAGCCGCTCGGAAATGGCAAATGCGAAATTTAAAATGAAATCATCGCCGGGAAAAGGAACCCGGGCAATTATAGTTCTGCAAGCTGATGAGTGA
- a CDS encoding Hpt domain-containing protein encodes MQDIVEQNYVFKNGTNMNFISNRTKSFPDYFTKLLTAIITKMGNTFQHINTSQLETLAGGDQEFIKEMAEIFLEQINEFVTNMSSFLQEKNWEKLAREAHTAKSSAMTFGMEDTGTLLKKIQLKCQANNLNDVPKMVEDAITQLQAATPEVEELL; translated from the coding sequence ATGCAAGATATCGTTGAGCAAAACTATGTATTCAAAAACGGTACAAATATGAATTTTATCAGCAACAGAACAAAAAGCTTTCCCGATTATTTTACTAAATTGCTGACCGCAATCATAACAAAAATGGGCAATACATTTCAGCACATCAATACATCTCAGCTAGAAACACTTGCAGGCGGAGACCAAGAGTTTATTAAGGAGATGGCAGAAATTTTTCTGGAACAAATAAATGAGTTCGTGACGAACATGAGTTCATTCCTGCAAGAAAAAAACTGGGAAAAACTGGCACGCGAGGCACATACGGCAAAATCTTCGGCAATGACATTTGGAATGGAAGATACCGGAACGTTGCTGAAAAAAATACAGTTGAAATGCCAGGCCAATAATTTAAACGACGTTCCGAAAATGGTTGAAGATGCAATCACTCAATTACAGGCCGCCACTCCCGAAGTAGAAGAATTACTGTAA
- the ppdK gene encoding pyruvate, phosphate dikinase — translation MTKHVYTFGAGQAEGKADMKNLLGGKGANLAEMNLIGVPVPPGFTITTEVCTMYNEKGQQATFDLIKSEVEAAVALVEKLTDTEFGSKENPCLMSVRSGARASMPGMMDTVLNLGMNEDAVEGIAKKSGNSRFAWDSYRRFVQMYGDVVMEMKPASKEEIDPFEEIIEELKEEKGIQLDTDFTTEDLQELVARFKAAVKKVTGKDFPTDPWEQLWGAVAAVFGSWNNDRAIYYRRMEQIPDEWGTAVNCQAMVFGNMGLTSGTGVAFTRDAATGEDIFNGEYLINAQGEDVVAGIRTPQEITLEGSKRWATLQGVSEEDRAAKYPSLEEAMPEMYQQLNETQQKLEDHYSDMQDLEFTIQEGKLWLLQTRNGKRTGAAMVKMAVDMLEEGRIDEKTALQRIDAAKLDELLHPVFDTDAMKAASVLAKGLPASPGAATGQVVFFADEANKYPEAVLVRVETSPEDLEGMHIAKGILTARGGMTSHAAVVARGMGKCCVSGAGNVKINYKTRIMTIDGKEFKEGDWISLNGSTGEVYDGKVATMDPELSGNFAKIMDLADKFTRMTVRTNADSPADAKVARDFGAQGIGLCRTEHMFFEGERIKAMREMILAKTEVDRRKALDKLLPYQREDFEGILEAMEGFGVTIRLLDPPLHEFVPHEEANQKEMADEMGISVEQVKALVEDLHEFNPMLGHRGCRLGNTYPEITEMQARAIIEAAVNLKQKGVDARPEIMVPLIGTVKEFKMQADIINATAEKVFAEKGAKCDYMVGTMIEIPRAAMTADLVAEHAEFFSFGTNDLTQMTFGYSRDDAGKFLPIYIEKGILKNDPFQVLDQEGVGQVVKIGVEKGRSTKPSLKVGICGEHGGEPSSVMFCDSVGMDYVSCSPYRVPIARVAAAQANVK, via the coding sequence ATGACAAAGCATGTATATACTTTCGGAGCCGGACAGGCAGAAGGTAAAGCAGACATGAAAAACCTTCTTGGAGGTAAAGGTGCAAACCTTGCAGAGATGAACCTTATTGGTGTACCTGTTCCTCCCGGATTTACGATTACAACAGAAGTTTGTACAATGTACAATGAAAAAGGTCAGCAAGCAACGTTCGACCTGATAAAATCAGAAGTTGAGGCCGCAGTGGCGCTGGTTGAAAAACTAACAGATACAGAATTTGGAAGTAAAGAGAATCCATGTTTGATGTCTGTGCGATCAGGTGCACGTGCATCGATGCCCGGCATGATGGATACAGTTCTTAATCTGGGGATGAATGAAGATGCAGTTGAGGGCATTGCTAAAAAATCAGGAAATTCTCGTTTCGCCTGGGATTCATATCGTCGGTTTGTACAAATGTACGGCGACGTTGTTATGGAAATGAAACCGGCAAGTAAAGAAGAAATTGATCCTTTTGAAGAAATTATTGAAGAATTAAAAGAAGAAAAAGGAATCCAACTAGATACTGATTTCACTACCGAAGATTTACAAGAGCTGGTTGCACGTTTTAAAGCAGCTGTAAAAAAAGTTACAGGGAAAGATTTTCCTACCGATCCATGGGAACAACTTTGGGGTGCCGTAGCTGCAGTTTTTGGAAGCTGGAATAACGACCGTGCAATATATTACCGCAGAATGGAGCAAATTCCTGACGAATGGGGAACCGCTGTAAACTGCCAGGCGATGGTATTTGGAAACATGGGTCTTACATCGGGAACAGGCGTTGCATTTACACGTGATGCTGCAACCGGAGAAGATATTTTCAATGGTGAATACCTAATAAACGCCCAAGGTGAAGACGTAGTTGCAGGTATTAGAACTCCGCAGGAAATTACTCTCGAGGGCTCAAAAAGATGGGCTACACTGCAAGGAGTTTCGGAGGAAGATAGAGCAGCGAAATATCCTTCGCTGGAAGAAGCAATGCCTGAAATGTACCAGCAGCTAAACGAGACTCAACAAAAACTGGAAGATCATTACAGCGATATGCAGGATCTTGAATTTACGATTCAGGAAGGTAAATTGTGGTTACTGCAAACCCGTAACGGGAAACGCACCGGAGCTGCCATGGTAAAAATGGCCGTGGATATGTTAGAAGAAGGCCGCATCGACGAAAAAACAGCACTACAAAGAATTGACGCTGCAAAACTGGATGAGTTACTTCACCCCGTTTTCGACACTGATGCAATGAAAGCTGCCAGTGTATTGGCAAAAGGTTTGCCAGCATCGCCAGGTGCTGCAACCGGTCAGGTTGTATTCTTTGCCGACGAAGCCAACAAATATCCGGAAGCAGTTTTAGTACGTGTTGAAACATCACCTGAAGATTTGGAAGGTATGCACATTGCCAAAGGTATTTTAACTGCCCGCGGAGGTATGACATCTCACGCTGCCGTTGTTGCACGTGGTATGGGTAAATGTTGTGTATCGGGTGCCGGGAATGTAAAAATCAATTACAAAACCCGCATAATGACCATCGACGGAAAAGAATTTAAAGAAGGCGACTGGATCTCATTAAACGGGTCAACTGGTGAAGTTTACGACGGGAAAGTGGCTACTATGGATCCTGAGTTGAGCGGTAACTTCGCAAAAATTATGGATCTGGCCGACAAGTTCACTCGTATGACAGTTCGTACCAATGCCGACTCTCCTGCCGATGCAAAAGTTGCACGTGACTTTGGAGCACAGGGAATTGGTCTTTGCCGTACAGAACACATGTTCTTCGAAGGAGAAAGAATTAAAGCGATGCGCGAAATGATTTTGGCTAAAACCGAGGTTGACCGTCGCAAAGCATTAGATAAATTATTGCCATACCAGCGCGAAGATTTCGAGGGAATTTTGGAAGCAATGGAAGGCTTTGGAGTAACGATTCGTTTGCTCGATCCGCCATTACACGAATTCGTTCCTCACGAAGAAGCCAACCAAAAAGAGATGGCCGACGAAATGGGCATTAGCGTCGAACAAGTAAAAGCATTGGTTGAAGATCTTCACGAGTTTAACCCAATGTTGGGTCACCGTGGATGTCGTTTGGGAAATACCTATCCTGAAATAACAGAAATGCAGGCACGCGCCATTATCGAAGCTGCAGTTAACCTGAAGCAAAAAGGTGTTGACGCTCGTCCTGAAATTATGGTTCCGCTTATTGGTACTGTAAAAGAATTTAAAATGCAGGCAGACATTATTAACGCAACTGCTGAAAAAGTATTTGCTGAAAAAGGTGCAAAATGTGATTATATGGTTGGAACAATGATTGAAATTCCACGTGCCGCAATGACCGCTGATTTGGTTGCTGAACACGCTGAATTCTTCTCGTTTGGAACAAACGACCTTACGCAGATGACATTTGGCTACTCGCGCGACGATGCCGGTAAATTCTTACCTATTTACATTGAAAAAGGGATCTTGAAAAACGATCCTTTCCAGGTACTTGACCAAGAAGGTGTTGGACAGGTTGTTAAAATAGGTGTAGAAAAAGGCCGCAGCACAAAACCAAGTTTGAAAGTTGGTATTTGTGGCGAGCACGGTGGCGAACCTTCATCTGTAATGTTCTGCGACAGCGTTGGAATGGACTACGTAAGTTGTTCTCCATACCGTGTGCCAATTGCACGAGTAGCTGCTGCACAGGCTAACGTAAAATAG
- the def gene encoding peptide deformylase, whose protein sequence is MKYPVTVYGDPLLRKKAKTIEKDHPKLDEIIENMWETMYYSDGVGLAAPQVGLSIRMFVIDASSGADEEPELEGFKKVFINPEIIETKGDEWTMNEGCLSLPEIREDIDRPDEVTIKYQDEKFVEHTETYKGFAGRVIQHEYDHLEGVLFVDHLSPLRKRLLKSKLIAISKGKVRPHYRIKVPK, encoded by the coding sequence ATGAAATACCCGGTAACAGTATACGGAGACCCTTTATTACGCAAGAAAGCCAAAACAATTGAAAAAGATCATCCAAAGTTGGATGAGATAATTGAAAATATGTGGGAAACCATGTACTACTCAGATGGTGTTGGTTTGGCAGCGCCACAGGTTGGACTGTCGATTCGCATGTTTGTAATCGATGCATCGTCGGGTGCCGACGAAGAACCGGAATTGGAAGGTTTTAAAAAGGTTTTCATCAACCCGGAGATTATTGAAACCAAAGGCGATGAATGGACCATGAACGAAGGTTGTTTGAGCTTGCCCGAAATCAGGGAAGATATAGATCGCCCCGACGAGGTTACTATAAAATACCAGGACGAAAAATTTGTGGAACACACCGAAACCTACAAAGGATTTGCTGGACGCGTAATACAGCACGAATATGATCATTTAGAAGGAGTTCTGTTTGTCGATCATTTATCGCCGCTGCGCAAACGCTTATTAAAAAGTAAGCTGATTGCCATTTCAAAAGGTAAAGTTCGGCCTCACTACCGAATAAAAGTTCCTAAATAA
- the gcvT gene encoding glycine cleavage system aminomethyltransferase GcvT, producing the protein MKTTAFNSIHKKLGAKMVEFAGYEMPIEYSGIKDEHMTVREAVGVFDVSHMGEFWVKGPKALDLVAKITSNDPRFLTLGQAQYSCFPNGKGGIVDDLLVYYYEPEKYMLVVNAANIEKDWNWVVQQNEEIGAELENASDDISQLAIQGPKATEILQKLTDVNLSEIKFYTFVTDKFAGVDEVIISATGYTGAGGFELYFRNDVAEQIWDAIFEAGAEAGIKPIGLAARDTLRLEMGYCLYGNDIDDTTSPLEAGLGWITKFNNGRKFIDREFLTMQKTEGVTRRLRGFVLSGRGIPRHGYELVNSDGETIGEVTSGTMSPVLNKGIGMGYVAKEYSAFGTGIFVKIRNKVIPAEIVKLPFI; encoded by the coding sequence ATGAAAACAACTGCATTTAATTCGATACACAAAAAATTAGGCGCCAAAATGGTGGAGTTCGCGGGGTATGAAATGCCTATTGAATATAGTGGCATTAAAGATGAACACATGACCGTGCGCGAAGCTGTTGGTGTTTTTGATGTATCGCACATGGGCGAATTTTGGGTAAAAGGCCCGAAAGCTCTGGATCTGGTAGCTAAAATTACATCAAACGATCCACGATTTCTTACACTTGGGCAAGCACAATACAGCTGTTTTCCGAACGGTAAAGGAGGAATTGTTGACGATCTGTTGGTTTATTACTACGAGCCTGAAAAATATATGCTGGTAGTTAATGCTGCCAATATTGAAAAAGACTGGAACTGGGTGGTGCAGCAGAACGAAGAAATTGGCGCCGAGCTGGAAAATGCTTCAGATGATATTAGCCAGTTGGCTATTCAGGGGCCAAAAGCAACCGAGATTCTCCAAAAATTAACCGATGTAAATCTTTCAGAAATAAAATTTTACACGTTCGTTACCGATAAATTTGCCGGAGTTGATGAGGTGATCATTTCAGCAACAGGTTACACCGGAGCAGGTGGTTTCGAACTGTATTTCAGAAACGATGTGGCCGAACAGATTTGGGATGCCATTTTTGAGGCCGGTGCCGAAGCAGGTATCAAACCAATTGGTTTGGCTGCCCGCGACACACTTCGTTTGGAAATGGGTTATTGCCTGTACGGAAACGATATCGACGACACAACTTCGCCACTGGAAGCCGGTTTGGGATGGATTACCAAATTCAATAACGGTCGTAAATTTATCGATCGCGAATTTTTAACCATGCAAAAAACCGAAGGCGTTACCCGCAGACTGCGCGGTTTTGTGCTTAGCGGAAGAGGAATTCCACGCCATGGATACGAACTGGTAAACTCCGATGGCGAAACAATTGGCGAAGTTACCTCGGGAACTATGTCGCCGGTTTTAAATAAAGGAATTGGAATGGGCTATGTTGCCAAAGAATACTCGGCTTTTGGTACCGGTATTTTTGTGAAGATCCGTAATAAAGTAATTCCTGCAGAAATAGTAAAACTGCCTTTTATCTAA
- the ruvX gene encoding Holliday junction resolvase RuvX, which produces MARILAIDYGKKRTGLAVTDPGQIIANRLTTVPTHTIWDFLKDYFEKEQVETVVVGYPKQMNNQASESVRFINPFLKKFQQKYPEMKLEIYDERFTSKMAFQTMIDGGLKKQKRQDKALVDAISATIILQNYLEQRRNSLR; this is translated from the coding sequence ATGGCCCGGATATTAGCAATAGATTACGGAAAAAAGCGAACAGGATTGGCAGTTACCGATCCGGGGCAGATTATTGCCAATCGTTTAACAACAGTTCCAACACACACCATTTGGGATTTTCTGAAAGATTATTTCGAGAAAGAACAAGTGGAAACTGTCGTTGTGGGGTATCCCAAACAAATGAACAACCAGGCCTCGGAGTCTGTTAGATTTATCAATCCGTTTTTGAAAAAGTTTCAGCAGAAATATCCGGAGATGAAACTGGAGATTTACGACGAACGTTTTACATCGAAAATGGCGTTTCAAACGATGATTGACGGAGGACTGAAAAAACAAAAGCGGCAAGATAAAGCATTGGTTGATGCCATAAGTGCAACCATTATTTTACAGAATTATTTAGAACAAAGACGCAACTCGTTACGATAA
- the clpB gene encoding ATP-dependent chaperone ClpB, with product MNFNNFTIKSQEAIQQAFQIAQGNNQQAIETGHILRGVLHSAENVTEFLLKKLDVNVPIFKQALDQIIQSYPKVSGAEQYLSSGANQALQKALAIAQEMDDQYVSVEHILMALLEVKDNTSRLMKDNGIAKKELKLAVEELRKGSKVDSQTAEDKFNSLNRFAINLNERARSGKLDPVIGRDDEIRRILQILSRRTKNNPILLGEPGTGKTAIAEGLAHRIVRGDVPENLKSKQVFSLDMGALVAGAKYKGEFEERLKAVVNEVVQSNDEVILFIDEIHTLVGAGKGEGAMDAANILKPALARGELRAVGATTLAEYQKYFEKDKALERRFQIVHVDEPDTLSAISILRGIKEKYENHHKVQIKDDAIIASVELSQRYISDRFLPDKAIDLMDEAAAKLRLEIDSVPEELDEIQRRVKQLEIEREAIKRENDTKKLNSLNEEISNLKEEQSQLRAKWQSEKSVIEAIQKKKEEIETYKFEAEQAERQGDYGRVAELRYGKVKEVEAEIEKLQAELEEMKKGENLIKEEVDTEDIAEVVARWTGIPVSKMLQSEREKLLHMEDELHNRVIGQDEAIVAISDAVRRSRAGLQDEKRPIGSFIFLGTTGVGKTELAKALAEYLFNDENMITRIDMSEYQEKFSVTRLIGSPPGYVGYDEGGQLTEAVRHKPYSVVLFDEIEKAHPDVFNVLLQVLDDGRLTDNKGRTVNFKNTIIIMTSNLGSQIIQENYETMNDSNEFQVLEKTRNQLLEMLRKTIRPEFLNRIDETIVFTPLSKKAIKEIVRLQFEQIVKRLSASDLKIELSEKANEWLSTVGYDPHFGARPVKRVLQKYVLNELSKRILSGKVDKTKPIVIDYENDSLVFSN from the coding sequence ATGAACTTTAATAATTTTACCATAAAATCGCAGGAAGCCATTCAACAGGCTTTTCAAATTGCCCAGGGAAACAACCAACAGGCAATTGAAACCGGTCATATTCTTCGCGGAGTACTTCATTCAGCAGAGAATGTTACCGAGTTTTTACTTAAAAAATTAGATGTAAACGTGCCTATTTTTAAACAGGCACTCGATCAGATTATTCAGTCGTATCCAAAAGTTTCCGGAGCCGAACAGTATCTTTCTTCCGGAGCAAACCAGGCTTTGCAAAAAGCGCTGGCAATAGCACAGGAAATGGACGATCAGTATGTTTCGGTTGAACACATTTTAATGGCACTTCTCGAAGTAAAAGATAATACCAGCCGTTTAATGAAAGACAATGGTATTGCAAAAAAAGAGCTGAAACTGGCCGTTGAGGAATTACGAAAAGGATCGAAAGTTGACAGCCAAACAGCAGAAGACAAATTCAATTCCTTAAATCGTTTTGCGATCAATCTGAACGAACGCGCCCGCTCTGGGAAACTTGATCCGGTTATTGGCCGCGACGATGAGATTCGTAGGATTCTGCAGATACTGTCGCGCCGTACAAAAAACAACCCGATTTTACTGGGTGAGCCGGGAACAGGAAAAACGGCAATTGCCGAAGGATTGGCGCACCGTATTGTACGCGGCGACGTGCCCGAGAACCTGAAATCGAAACAGGTATTTTCGCTGGATATGGGAGCGTTGGTTGCCGGAGCAAAATATAAAGGCGAATTCGAAGAGCGTTTGAAAGCGGTAGTTAACGAAGTTGTTCAATCGAACGATGAGGTGATCTTGTTTATCGACGAGATTCACACACTTGTAGGCGCCGGAAAAGGCGAAGGAGCGATGGATGCCGCCAATATTTTAAAACCGGCATTGGCCCGCGGTGAATTGCGCGCTGTCGGTGCAACAACACTGGCCGAGTATCAAAAATATTTTGAAAAAGATAAAGCACTGGAGCGTCGTTTCCAGATTGTACATGTTGATGAGCCGGATACTTTGAGCGCCATTTCAATTCTGCGTGGTATTAAGGAGAAATACGAGAATCACCATAAAGTGCAGATAAAAGACGATGCAATTATTGCGTCGGTTGAATTGTCGCAGCGCTATATTTCTGATCGGTTTTTGCCCGATAAAGCGATCGACTTAATGGATGAAGCAGCCGCGAAACTGCGTCTGGAAATTGATTCTGTTCCTGAGGAACTGGATGAAATTCAGCGCCGGGTAAAACAGCTGGAGATTGAACGTGAAGCAATAAAACGTGAGAACGATACTAAAAAACTCAATTCGCTGAACGAAGAAATTTCGAACCTGAAAGAGGAGCAATCGCAACTTCGTGCCAAGTGGCAATCAGAGAAATCGGTAATTGAAGCCATTCAGAAAAAGAAAGAAGAGATTGAAACCTACAAGTTTGAAGCTGAGCAAGCTGAACGACAAGGTGATTACGGACGAGTGGCCGAGTTGCGCTACGGTAAAGTAAAAGAGGTGGAGGCCGAGATTGAAAAACTGCAGGCCGAGCTGGAGGAAATGAAAAAAGGTGAGAACCTGATTAAAGAAGAAGTTGACACGGAAGATATTGCCGAAGTTGTGGCACGCTGGACCGGTATCCCGGTTTCGAAAATGTTGCAGAGCGAACGTGAGAAGTTATTGCACATGGAAGACGAGCTGCATAACCGCGTAATCGGTCAGGACGAAGCGATCGTTGCCATTTCGGATGCAGTGCGCCGCAGCCGTGCAGGATTGCAGGACGAAAAACGCCCCATTGGTTCTTTCATCTTTTTGGGAACAACAGGTGTTGGTAAAACCGAACTGGCAAAGGCATTGGCAGAATACCTGTTCAACGACGAGAATATGATCACTCGTATCGACATGTCGGAATACCAGGAGAAATTCTCGGTGACTCGTTTGATCGGTTCGCCTCCGGGATATGTTGGTTACGACGAAGGTGGCCAGTTAACAGAGGCGGTGCGCCATAAACCGTATTCAGTAGTTCTTTTCGACGAGATTGAGAAAGCGCACCCTGATGTATTTAATGTGTTGCTTCAGGTTTTGGATGATGGCCGTTTAACCGATAACAAAGGCCGGACAGTAAACTTTAAGAATACCATTATTATAATGACATCGAACCTGGGATCGCAAATCATTCAGGAGAATTACGAAACCATGAATGATAGCAATGAGTTCCAGGTGTTGGAGAAAACACGTAACCAGTTATTGGAAATGTTGCGGAAAACGATACGCCCCGAGTTTCTGAACCGTATTGATGAAACCATTGTATTTACGCCGCTATCGAAAAAAGCCATTAAAGAAATCGTTCGCTTGCAGTTCGAGCAAATTGTAAAACGTTTGTCGGCAAGTGATTTGAAAATTGAGCTAAGCGAAAAAGCAAACGAGTGGTTATCGACTGTTGGCTACGATCCGCATTTTGGTGCTCGTCCGGTAAAACGTGTACTTCAGAAATACGTTTTGAATGAACTGTCGAAACGGATACTTTCGGGCAAAGTGGATAAAACTAAGCCGATCGTTATTGATTATGAAAATGATTCGCTGGTTTTCAGCAATTAA
- a CDS encoding response regulator transcription factor gives MSDQKVDIVVTDDHKLFRKGMVGLLDDFDIVENIYEAGNGVELLELLGKLDKKPDLVLLDINMPEMDGVQVTGHLRKDYPDIRILILSMEEAPQLVAHLVSEGVNGYLLKNAEPDELELAIKKVIKNDFYFSGSLSGAVLQGLKQNTSKKPELQLKLTKRESEVLKLICEELTATEVGEKLGLSARTIEGHKYNLLEKTNTKNVAGLVIFAIKNNLYKI, from the coding sequence ATGAGTGATCAAAAAGTAGATATCGTAGTTACCGACGACCATAAACTTTTTAGAAAAGGTATGGTTGGCTTGTTAGACGATTTTGATATTGTTGAGAATATTTACGAGGCTGGTAACGGAGTAGAACTATTGGAGCTGCTCGGTAAGCTGGACAAAAAGCCAGACTTGGTATTGCTCGATATTAATATGCCCGAAATGGATGGTGTTCAGGTAACCGGGCATTTACGGAAAGATTACCCTGACATTCGTATTTTAATACTCAGTATGGAGGAAGCTCCGCAACTGGTTGCTCACTTGGTTAGCGAAGGGGTGAACGGTTATTTACTGAAAAATGCCGAGCCTGACGAACTGGAATTGGCCATAAAAAAAGTAATTAAAAACGATTTCTACTTTTCGGGTAGTTTATCGGGAGCTGTTTTGCAGGGCTTAAAGCAAAATACATCGAAAAAACCGGAATTACAGCTTAAACTTACAAAACGCGAGAGTGAGGTGTTGAAGCTGATTTGCGAAGAGTTGACAGCCACAGAAGTTGGCGAGAAACTGGGGCTTAGCGCACGCACTATAGAAGGGCATAAATACAATCTGCTTGAAAAAACCAATACTAAGAATGTAGCAGGGCTCGTCATCTTTGCTATAAAAAACAACCTTTATAAAATATAA